The region ATGATAAATCTCGGGATAGTGAGCGTAAAAACTGGTGAAATTGACCTGGCATTAAAATATTTGAAAAAAGCAGAAAATATTGCAAGTGAGCTGAAACACGGCAAATTCGTTAAAGATATACATCTTCTGCAGGCGGACGCTGAGATTTCCAGAGGAAGGCTGAAACCGGCCTCAAGAATTGTTAACTGTATACTTGAGCTTTCAGATAAAGACGAAGCTGACATCACGGCCCAGGTCTTGCTGTCGAAGATAACGCGTCTGAAAAAATCATCGCCGTCGGAAAAGAAGAATTCTATTTATCGCTTGGCTCTTTTGTCCGACAGGGAAATGACTTTAAAAAACAGGGCTGACATCCTTCATGAAATGGCTAAAACTTATTCATCTATTGTCAAAACCGGTGAAGCTGTTTTGCTGGCCAAAGACAAAGAATTTTTAGAGAGCATAAAAACCATCGCGTCAGCAAAAAAAACGGACGGATCAGCCGAAAATAATCCGGAAAAAGTAGATAAATTTCTTTATTCCTCGGCTCAAAGACACTTGAAGGAATTGATCAAGATCCGGCCGACTCGCGACCACATTAAAAGAAGCATGGAGATAAAACGATTTTTGGAAAGGAAAAATAATGCAGTCGGAAAAAAGAAATGATTATCTGACCTGGGATGAATATTTCATGGGCGTAGCAATACTTTCTGCAAAAAGAAGCAAAGACCCCTCGACGCAGGTTGGCGCCTGCATAGTCAACTCAAGAAACAAAATTGTCGGCGTCGGTTACAACGGATTTCCCCTCGGATGTTCCGATGACGATTTTCCATGGGAGAGAGAGGGGGACTTTCTCGACACAAAATATCCTTACGTGTGTCACGCCGAATTAAACGCCGTCATAAATAAAATAAGCGTCGAACTATACGACTGCAGAATATACGTCGGTCTTTTTCCGTGCAACGAATGCGCCAAAGTTATAATACAGTCGGGAATAAAGGAAGTCATTTATCTTTCAGACAAATACGCCGAATCCGACCAGACGATTGCCGCAAAAAAGATGTTCGACAGCTCGTCGGTAAAATACAGTAGATTCGACGGCGCGAGGAAAAATATTGTAATTGACTTTGAAAATACCTGAATGCAATATATCCACGCAAGCAAAAACGGATTCACCGGAAGGGTGTATTGAAAGAAAAAAACAGGTCTACCTCCGATATTTCCGAATTAAATCCCAAAGTACTTGAGCAGAAAATTTCAAAAAGCGACGATCCCAAAAAAAAGATTTCTATGCTTATAGAGCTTGTCGCTTACCATGAAAAAAACAGAAATTACCACCTGAGCCTGCAGACTCTCGACAGGGCTCTGACGATGGCAATCGAAGACAGGAACGACGACGCTCTCGCGACTGTCTATCATATCACGGGGAGAATATATTACAGCATTAAGAACTACGAAAAATCCATCGAGAACTACCTTAACGCTTTGACTCTGAGAGAAAGCCTCGACGACCCGGATAAGATATCAGCCACTCTGAATAATCTTTCAATAGTCTACATAGAAATCCTGAGATACGACAACGCCCTCGAATGTCTTTTCAAGGCGCTGAACTGCAGTGAATACACAGGTGATTACAGAAGCCTTTCCGGTATATGCAACAACATAGGAA is a window of candidate division WOR-3 bacterium DNA encoding:
- a CDS encoding dCMP deaminase family protein, with amino-acid sequence MQSEKRNDYLTWDEYFMGVAILSAKRSKDPSTQVGACIVNSRNKIVGVGYNGFPLGCSDDDFPWEREGDFLDTKYPYVCHAELNAVINKISVELYDCRIYVGLFPCNECAKVIIQSGIKEVIYLSDKYAESDQTIAAKKMFDSSSVKYSRFDGARKNIVIDFENT